The Limosilactobacillus panis DNA segment TGCTAAAAAATGGAGATCACAAATAAGACTAAAAGGAAAAAAGTATGGGTTAGGTAGTTTCAATACAAAAGATAAAGCAGAAGAAGCATACAGGACAGCTCTACAAAATTTCTTGTCAAACGGTTCCTTACCTAAGCCTAAGCAAGGCGTAGGTAATAGCGTGGGCCACAAATATATTTCGAAATCAAGAAACAGTTTTTTCTTTCATAAAACTCTTAACGGGAAAAAGCATACAAAATATTTTCGCACTTTGCCAGATACCCTTGCTTATCGTAACCAATGGCTAACTGATCACAACTTACCGATTCCAGATTAATTTTAGGAGGAAAATAACATGTCATTTTTAACCGCAGATTACTCAAACACTACTAACAACAGCAACGAACCATTACCAGCAGGTGATTACGAATTCATCATTAATTCGGTGCAAGAAAACGCAACTAAATCTGGTGCCGAATCAGTACAGTTCGACCTTATCGTTCGCAATGATTTAGATGCTGCCTTGCCTGAAACCAACGGCAAGTACCACAACCGTCATATGTGGGTTAATGAATGGAAACGCCGCAAGACCAATCAATATGATTTGAACAACTTTATGTACTTTATGAAAGCTGCTGGTATTCCAGAAGGAACCGAAATTAATTCAATTGAAGACTTCTTCAAAATCATGGATAAGAAACCTGTACGTATTCACATTAAAGTAACTACCTCAGAATACAACAACGAAAAGCGCAAAGAGAACCGCCCAGCTCCATGGGATTGGGCAAAGACGCAATTCCCAAATGTTCAACACCACTTCAAGTCAGAAAACAAGCCAGAAAATAATCCACAACCAACTGTGCCAACTACCGACACAGCAGTAGATGATGAATC contains these protein-coding regions:
- a CDS encoding DUF669 domain-containing protein, which produces MSFLTADYSNTTNNSNEPLPAGDYEFIINSVQENATKSGAESVQFDLIVRNDLDAALPETNGKYHNRHMWVNEWKRRKTNQYDLNNFMYFMKAAGIPEGTEINSIEDFFKIMDKKPVRIHIKVTTSEYNNEKRKENRPAPWDWAKTQFPNVQHHFKSENKPENNPQPTVPTTDTAVDDESLPF